A DNA window from Ficedula albicollis isolate OC2 chromosome 1, FicAlb1.5, whole genome shotgun sequence contains the following coding sequences:
- the GNB3 gene encoding guanine nucleotide-binding protein G(I)/G(S)/G(T) subunit beta-3: MGEMEQMKQEAEQLKKQIADARKACADTTLAQIVSGVEVVGRIQMRTRRTLRGHLAKIYALHWSTDSKLMVSASQDGKLIVWDTYTTNKVHAIPLRSSWVMTCAYAPSGNFVACGGLDNMCSIYSLKSREGSVKVSRELSAHTGYLSCCRFLDDNNIVTSSGDTTCALWDIETGQQKTVFIGHTGDCMSLAVSPDFKLFISGACDATAKLWDVREGSCRQTFSGHESDINAISFFPNGEAICTGSDDATCRLFDLRADQELITYSHETIICGITSIALSRSGRLVFAGYDDFNCNIWDSLKAERVGILSGHDNRVSCLGVTADGMAVATGSWDSFLKIWN, translated from the exons ATGGGGGAAATGGAGCAGATGaagcaggaggctgagcagctgaAGAAGCAGATTGCG gatgcTCGGAAAGCCTGTGCAGACACAACACTCGCTCAG ATTGTGTCTGGAGTGGAGGTTGTTGGACGCATCCAGATGCGGACCCGAAGGACCCTGCGGGGACACCTGGCCAAGATCTACGCCTTGCACTGGTCCACAGACTCCAA ACTTATGGTCAGTGCCTCACAAGATGGGAAACTGATCGTGTGGGACACATACACAACTAACAAG GTCCATGCCATCCCCTTGCGTTCCTCCTGGGTCATGACCTGTGCCTATGCCCCCTCCGGCAATTTTGTGGCCTGTGGAGGCCTTGACAACATGTGCTCCATCTACAGCCTCAAGTCTCGCGAAGGCAGCGTCAAAGTGAGCAGGGAGCTCTCAGCCCATACAG GATACCTCTCCTGCTGCCGATTTCTTGATGACAACAATATTGTGACTAGCTCTGGAGATACCACATG cgCGCTCTGGGACATCGAGACAGGGCAGCAGAAGACTGTGTTCATTGGTCACACTGGAGACTGCATGAGCTTGGCTGTCTCCCCTGACTTCAAACTCTTCATCTCTGGGGCTTGTGATGCTACTGCCAAACTGTGGGATGTGCGGGAGGGCTCCTGCCGCCAGACCTTCTCCGGGCACGAGTCCGACATCAACGCCATCTCC TTCTTCCCCAACGGCGAGGCCATCTGCACCGGCTCCGACGATGCCACCTGCCGCCTCTTCGACCTGCGGGCGGACCAGGAGCTCATCACCTACTCCCACGAGACCATCATCTGCGGCATCACCTCCATCGCCCTCTCCCGCAGCGGGCGGCTCGTGTTCGCTGGCTACGATGACTTCAACTGCAACATCTGGGACTCCCTGAAAGCAGAGCGTGTGG GAATCCTTTCTGGCCACGACAACAGAGTGAGCTGCCTGGGGGTGACGGCAGATGGGATGGCTGTTGCCACTGGCTCCTGGGACAGTTTCCTCAAGATTTGGAACTGA
- the GPR162 gene encoding probable G-protein coupled receptor 162: MGDSESESTLHNNSLWWLACGMLALLANSWIILSITAKQQKHKPLELLLCFLAGTHILMAAVPLTTYAVVQLRRESSDYDWNESICKVFVSTYYTLALATCFTVASLSYHRMWMVRWPVNYRLSNAKKQALHAVMGIWMVSFILSTLPSIGWHNNGERYYARGCQFIVSKIGLGFGVCFSLLLLGGIVMGLVCVGITFYQTLWAHRRRRRCHHQRAEEASSCSSSAHTTFNVPAIVVEDVRGKRRSSLDGSESAKTSLQMTNLISAIVFLYDTLTGVPILVVSFFSLRYDTAPTWMVLAVLWCSMVQTLLLPSFIWSCERYRADLRTVWEQCVAIMSEEDTEDDGVCDDYGDGRICKVRFDANGAAAAKRDSRDIKLLPMHHMLLPQDKVHYLQVPISRRMSHDETNIFSAHRSAPSFLHKWSSSDDIRISTPRKPGGPGFLPPQLHDYQHRRRPPEDELTTLRQFLEGGLLPRGSSSSACFFRDEITTFIDETPQPTPACSPRHSRLLLASRRDRRLSLGSREEENSDRPRRCSVLGNEGWQLQDGEQAPCERTLEACEPQTFQDPKL; this comes from the exons ATGGGGGACTCTGAATCAGAGTCCACCTTGCATAACAACTCACTGTGGTGGCTGGCATGTGGGATGTTAGCTCTCTTGGCCAACTCTTGGATTATCCTCAGCATCACGGCCaaacaacagaaacacaagcctctggagctgctgctgtgcttcctcGCTGGCACGCACATCCTTATGGCAGCAGTACCCCTCACCACCTATGCCGTGGTGCAGCTGCGGCGCGAGTCCTCCGACTACGACTGGAATGAAAGCATCTGCAAGGTCTTTGTCTCCACGTACTACACCCTGGCGCTGGCCACCTGCTTCACAGTGGCCTCCCTGTCCTACCACCGGATGTGGATGGTGAGGTGGCCGGTCAACTACCGCCTGAGCAACGCCAAGAAGCAGGCTCTGCACGCCGTCATGGGGATCTGGATGGTGTCATTCATCCTCTCCACCCTGCCCTCCATCGGCTGGCACAACAACGGCGAGCGCTACTATGCCCGTGGCTGCCAGTTCATTGTCAGCAAAATAGGGCTGGGCTTTGGTGTGTGCTTTAGCCTCCTGCTGCTTGGAGGCATCGTCATGGGCTTGGTGTGCGTGGGTATCACCTTCTACCAAACCCTGTGGGCGCACAGAAGACGCCGGCGGTGCCACCATCAGAGAGCGGAAGAAGCGTCATCCTGCTCTTCATCAGCGCACACCACTTTCAATGTGCCAGCCATTGTGGTGGAGGATGTACGAGGCAAAAGGAGGTCTTCACTGGACGGCTCTGAGTCAGCCAAGACCTCCTTGCAGATGACCAACCTCATAAGCGCCATTGTCTTCCTGTATGACACGCTCACTGGGGTGCCTATCTTG gTCGTGAGTTTTTTCAGCCTGCGCTATGATACGGCCCCCACCTGGATGgttctggctgtgctctggtgtTCCATGGTGCAGACCTTGCTGCTCCCCTCTTTCATCTGGTCCTGCGAGCGTTACCGAGCAGATCTCCGCACCGTGTGGGAGCAGTGTGTGGCTATCATGTCTGAAGAAGACACAGAGGATG ATGGTGTGTGTGATGATTATGGTGATGGCAGGATCTGCAAAGTGAGATTCGATGCGAACGGCGCTGCAGCTGCGAAGCGGGACTCGCGGGACATCAAGCTGCTGCCCATGCACCACATGTTGTTGCCCCAGGACAAGGTGCACTACCTGCAG GTCCCTATCTCACGGAGAATGTCACATGATGAGACTAACATCTTCTCCGCCCACCGCTCTGCTCCATCCTTCCTACACAAGTGGTCTTCGTCTGACGACATCCGCATTTCCACCCCCCGCAAGCCTGGAGGCCCTGGTTTCTTGCCTCCCCAGCTGCACGACTACCAGCACCGCCGGCGGCCCCCAGAAGATGAGCTGACGACCCTACGGCAATTTTTGGAGGGGGGGCTGTTGCCCCGGGGCTCCAGCTCCAGCGCCTGCTTCTTCCGAGATGAGATCACCACGTTCATCGACGAGACGCCACAGCccaccccagcctgcagcccacGGCACTCCCGTCTCCTGCTCGCATCGCGCCGCGACCGCCGCCTCTCCCTcggcagcagggaggaggagaattCCGACCGGCCACGGCGCTGCTCCGTTCTTGGCAATGaaggctggcagctgcaggacgGAGAGCAGGCGCCGTGTGAAAGGACCCTAGAGGCCTGCGAGCCACAGACCTTCCAGGACCCCAAACTATGA
- the P3H3 gene encoding prolyl 3-hydroxylase 3 isoform X2: MTGAATFSPQLKKLDQAVSAAHTFFVANPQHLQMREDIEKYQRMSGVKSDSFQDLEATPHWEAYETGVQHYDADEYLQAVARLEESLSEALSALEECRALCEGPWEDEDEEEKMQPGLYEAIAAHYIQVLKCRQQCVLEIATKPGRISATEDFIPSHLDLLQFAYSQVGNQTLAAECAASYLLFYPTDEPMLEKMKEYRTELGEDTAVTARQSIQHYVQRSLMEKKLIYYAVEHLGETFNDPDLWTPDELIPENLKQKHREDQEKQKRETLDVEEREKRGPLPFEGIVVTMDSQQMNGTQRVVFDRVLTESECKDLLRLTKAAGEAGDGYRARRSPHTPHERFEGLTVLKAMQLAQNGDVEWRDAKLLLQASEKSRKIIESYFTPGKKLHFSFTHLVCRRAVDGEQEGRMDLSHPVHADNCLLDPEGQECWKEPPAYVYRDYSGILYLNDDFQGGGLFFTEMDSVTVTAEVRPKCGRLVAFSSGKENPHGVWAVSRGRRCAIALWYTHSQEHAEQVKGHAEETNTGPGEGRGADGAEGCGAGPAWWR, translated from the exons ATGACAGGCGCTGCTACCTTTTCTCCACAGCTGAAGAAGCTGGATCAGGCCGTGTCTGCCGCTCACACCTTCTTCGTCGCTAATCCCCAGCACCTCCAAATGCGGGAGGACATTGAGAAGTATCAGCGAATGTCAGGGGTGAAGTCAGACAGCTTCCAGGACCTGGAGGCCACGCCACACTGG GAAGCATATGAGACTGGTGTGCAGCACTATGATGCAGATGAGTACCTGCAGGCcgtggccaggctggaggagtcACTCTCAGAGGCCCTGTCAGCCCTGGAAGAGTGTCGTGCCCTGTGTGAAGGGCCTtgggaggatgaggatgaggaggagaaaatgcaGCCTGGCCTGTATGAAGCCATTGCAG CCCACTATATTCAGGTCTTgaagtgcaggcagcagtgcgTCCTGGAAATTGCCACAAAGCCGGGGAGAATTTCTGCCACAGAGGATTTCATACCATCTCATCTTGATTTGCTGCAGTTTGCCTACAGccagg TTGGGAACCAGACACTAGCTGCTGAATGTGCTGCCTCCTACTTGCTCTTCTATCCCACGGATGAGCCCATgttggagaaaatgaaagagtaTCGCACAGAactgggagaggacacagctgtCACAGCCAGACAG AGTATTCAGCATTATGTGCAGAGATCTTTGATGGAGAAGAAGTTGATTTATTATGCAGTGGAGCATCTGGGAGAAACTTTCAATGACCCT GATCTTTGGACTCCAGATGAGCTGATTCCTGAAAACCTAAAGCAGAAACACAG AGAGGATCAGGAGAAGCAAAAGCGGGAAACTCTGGATgtggaagagagggagaagaggg GTCCTTTGCCTTTTGAGGGGATTGTTGTCACGATGGATTCCCAGCAGATGAATGGAACGCAGAGGGTTGTGTTCGACAGAGTGCTGACGGAGTCTGAGTGTAAGGACCTTCTCCGGCTGACAAAG GCAGCGGGGGAAGCAGGAGATGGGTACCGGGCAAGACGGTCGCCTCACACCCCACATGAGAGATTTGAAGGGTTAACTGTTTTGAAGGCCATGCAG CTGGCCCAAAATGGGGACGTGGAATGGAGAGATGCCAAATTGCTTCTGCAGGCTAGTGAGAAATCTCGGAAAATCATAGAGTCCTATTTTACTCCTGGAAAGAAACTCCATTTTTCATTCACACACCTTGTGTGTCGCAGAGCTGTAGACG GGGAACAGGAAGGCCGCATGGATCTTAGTCATCCCGTCCATGCTGATAATTGTCTCTTGGATCCTGAGGGGCAAGAGTGCTGGAAGGAACCTCCTGCCTATGTGTACAGGGACTACAG TGGCATTCTCTACCTCAATGATGACTTCCAAGGTGGGGGCCTTTTCTTCACTGAGATGGACAGTGTGACTGTCACA GCTGAGGTCCGTCCCAAGTGTGGGAGGCTGGTGGCCTTCAGCTCTGGCAAGGAGAACCCCCACGGCGTGTGGGCCGTGAGCCGCGGGAGGCGCTGCGCCATTGCCCTCTGGTACACGCACTCCCAGGAGCACGCTGAGCAGGTGAAGGGCCACGCCGAAGAGACAAATACAG GACCGGGTGAAGGCAGAGGAGCTGATGGAGCAGAGGGCTGCGGAGCAGGACCAGCCTGGTGGAGATAA
- the P3H3 gene encoding prolyl 3-hydroxylase 3 isoform X1 — MTGAATFSPQLKKLDQAVSAAHTFFVANPQHLQMREDIEKYQRMSGVKSDSFQDLEATPHWEAYETGVQHYDADEYLQAVARLEESLSEALSALEECRALCEGPWEDEDEEEKMQPGLYEAIAAHYIQVLKCRQQCVLEIATKPGRISATEDFIPSHLDLLQFAYSQVGNQTLAAECAASYLLFYPTDEPMLEKMKEYRTELGEDTAVTARQSIQHYVQRSLMEKKLIYYAVEHLGETFNDPDLWTPDELIPENLKQKHREDQEKQKRETLDVEEREKRGPLPFEGIVVTMDSQQMNGTQRVVFDRVLTESECKDLLRLTKAAGEAGDGYRARRSPHTPHERFEGLTVLKAMQLAQNGDVEWRDAKLLLQASEKSRKIIESYFTPGKKLHFSFTHLVCRRAVDGEQEGRMDLSHPVHADNCLLDPEGQECWKEPPAYVYRDYSGILYLNDDFQGGGLFFTEMDSVTVTAEVRPKCGRLVAFSSGKENPHGVWAVSRGRRCAIALWYTHSQEHAEQDRVKAEELMEQRAAEQDQPGGDKHQGTDRRSRSSSAPRAPSRASKPAEQRQKPGVDREQHPTVLRARDEF; from the exons ATGACAGGCGCTGCTACCTTTTCTCCACAGCTGAAGAAGCTGGATCAGGCCGTGTCTGCCGCTCACACCTTCTTCGTCGCTAATCCCCAGCACCTCCAAATGCGGGAGGACATTGAGAAGTATCAGCGAATGTCAGGGGTGAAGTCAGACAGCTTCCAGGACCTGGAGGCCACGCCACACTGG GAAGCATATGAGACTGGTGTGCAGCACTATGATGCAGATGAGTACCTGCAGGCcgtggccaggctggaggagtcACTCTCAGAGGCCCTGTCAGCCCTGGAAGAGTGTCGTGCCCTGTGTGAAGGGCCTtgggaggatgaggatgaggaggagaaaatgcaGCCTGGCCTGTATGAAGCCATTGCAG CCCACTATATTCAGGTCTTgaagtgcaggcagcagtgcgTCCTGGAAATTGCCACAAAGCCGGGGAGAATTTCTGCCACAGAGGATTTCATACCATCTCATCTTGATTTGCTGCAGTTTGCCTACAGccagg TTGGGAACCAGACACTAGCTGCTGAATGTGCTGCCTCCTACTTGCTCTTCTATCCCACGGATGAGCCCATgttggagaaaatgaaagagtaTCGCACAGAactgggagaggacacagctgtCACAGCCAGACAG AGTATTCAGCATTATGTGCAGAGATCTTTGATGGAGAAGAAGTTGATTTATTATGCAGTGGAGCATCTGGGAGAAACTTTCAATGACCCT GATCTTTGGACTCCAGATGAGCTGATTCCTGAAAACCTAAAGCAGAAACACAG AGAGGATCAGGAGAAGCAAAAGCGGGAAACTCTGGATgtggaagagagggagaagaggg GTCCTTTGCCTTTTGAGGGGATTGTTGTCACGATGGATTCCCAGCAGATGAATGGAACGCAGAGGGTTGTGTTCGACAGAGTGCTGACGGAGTCTGAGTGTAAGGACCTTCTCCGGCTGACAAAG GCAGCGGGGGAAGCAGGAGATGGGTACCGGGCAAGACGGTCGCCTCACACCCCACATGAGAGATTTGAAGGGTTAACTGTTTTGAAGGCCATGCAG CTGGCCCAAAATGGGGACGTGGAATGGAGAGATGCCAAATTGCTTCTGCAGGCTAGTGAGAAATCTCGGAAAATCATAGAGTCCTATTTTACTCCTGGAAAGAAACTCCATTTTTCATTCACACACCTTGTGTGTCGCAGAGCTGTAGACG GGGAACAGGAAGGCCGCATGGATCTTAGTCATCCCGTCCATGCTGATAATTGTCTCTTGGATCCTGAGGGGCAAGAGTGCTGGAAGGAACCTCCTGCCTATGTGTACAGGGACTACAG TGGCATTCTCTACCTCAATGATGACTTCCAAGGTGGGGGCCTTTTCTTCACTGAGATGGACAGTGTGACTGTCACA GCTGAGGTCCGTCCCAAGTGTGGGAGGCTGGTGGCCTTCAGCTCTGGCAAGGAGAACCCCCACGGCGTGTGGGCCGTGAGCCGCGGGAGGCGCTGCGCCATTGCCCTCTGGTACACGCACTCCCAGGAGCACGCTGAGCAG GACCGGGTGAAGGCAGAGGAGCTGATGGAGCAGAGGGCTGCGGAGCAGGACCAGCCTGGTGGAGATAAACATCAGGGGACCGATCGCCGCAGCAGATCCTCCTCAGCGCCTCGTGCTCCCAGCCGTGCCAGCAAGCCTGCGGAGCAGAGACAGAAGCCTGGCGtggacagggagcagcaccccACGGTGCTGCGGGCCAGAGATGAGTTCTGA
- the CDCA3 gene encoding cell division cycle-associated protein 3, protein MPCATSSRTRIFQPQPISAGLGLSPDGSHKEAQGGPRPPAAFASPGPRRPSGGSAGSAAMPAGWRWLEEGPLPSDASGVKVAGRGTTAILMTQHGLAPRLPGHAARRGRRGGSDPGRAGPPAPRSPQPSLAESLAGTDQERDPRSPTPGISRTPMRAVSSDSVDRLVKQLSEAFGAEAAAPEPAPPGPGAPLWEPSRYQTEIVFSLYSEPRVSKPIRPKPNNKFMATPGGTGRSPLSILRDDNSPSAPAPRQGKRHVLGENLGEKKDVDLSRSLKSGNCAWSDLNKENQQCPFVEN, encoded by the exons ATGCCATGTGCCACTTCCTCAAGGACCCGTATCTTCCAGCCGCAGCCCATTTCTGCcgggctggggctcagcccggACGGGAGCCACAAAGAAGCTCAAGGGGGACCTCGCCCTCCCGCTGCCTTCGCCTCCCCGGGTCCGCGAAGGCCGAGCGGGGGTAGCGCAGGAAGCGCAGCGATGCCAGCGGGGTGGAGGTGGCTGGAAGAGGGACCACTGCCATCTGATGCCAGCGGGGTGAAGGTGGCTGGAAGAGGGACCACTGCCATCTTAATGACACAGCACGGCCTCGCCCCCCGCCTCCCGGGCCACGCCGCGCGGCGAGGCCGGAGAGGCGGCTCAGACCCGGGCAGGGCGGGACCCCCGGCcc cccgcagcccgCAGCCCAGCCTCGCCGAGTCGCTGGCGGGCACTGACCAGGAGCGGGACCCGCGCTCTCCCACGCCCGGTATCTCCCGCACGCCCATGCGAGCCGTGTCGAGTG ACAGCGTGGACCGCCTGGTGAAGCAGCTCAGCGAGGCCTTCGGGGCCGAAGCCGCGGCCCCGGAGCCGGCGCCgccgggac CCGGGGCACCGCTCTGGGAACCCTCGCGTTATCAAACCGAAATTGTTTTCAGCCTGTATTCAGAACCAAGAG TGAGCAAGCCCATACGACCCAAGCCCAACAACAAATTCATGGCGACACCTGGAGGAACTGGCCGCTCTCCCCTCAGCATTCTACGAGATGATAattctcccagtgctcctgcccCTCGCCAG gGCAAGAGGCACGTGTTGGGAGAGAACCTTGGAGAGAAGAAGGACGTGGATCTGAGCAGGAGCCTTAAATCTGGGAACTGTGCTTGGAGTGACTTGAACAAAGAGAACCAACAGTGTCCTTTTGTGGAGAACTAA